From Bacillus basilensis, a single genomic window includes:
- a CDS encoding cell wall metabolism sensor histidine kinase WalK yields the protein MKKGSMFQKTRIRLTILNSLVFIILIGVLGSIIYSYTYKRIYNEMDQSIKMATQYGKNSDVKIPPRKSMENIKIGDPRVTKITWNGKIVEIEGNNHKFRSIFEENLEKFSPKKLGDLQDIEVQGRYFRTFALQEDGKIVQIVRDTTAEEEMLNTLFLILVIGCSIGSLCAIGIGFFLAGRALVPIQNSWEKQQQFVSDASHELRTPLAVIQSKTDILFQSPSATIEEKAMDISTISKECRRLSKLVSNLLLLARSDSNQIEMDKKTFEMDKLLEEIVDPYKEIASYQEKEMILKVEHDISFMGDRERIHQMMVILLDNAMKYTNKGGHIQIECTQTNSSIRIRVKDDGIGVKDEDIPKLFDRFYQGDKARSASEGAGLGLSIANWIVEKHYGKISVESKWGESTCFDVIFPKNQRI from the coding sequence ATGAAAAAGGGAAGTATGTTTCAGAAGACACGCATTCGATTGACTATATTGAATTCATTAGTATTTATCATATTAATAGGCGTATTAGGTAGTATTATTTATTCGTACACATATAAGCGTATTTATAATGAAATGGATCAATCTATAAAAATGGCGACTCAGTATGGAAAAAATTCAGATGTTAAAATACCACCAAGAAAAAGTATGGAGAATATTAAAATTGGAGATCCGCGTGTAACTAAAATAACTTGGAATGGGAAAATAGTGGAGATAGAGGGGAATAACCATAAATTCCGATCTATTTTTGAAGAGAATTTGGAAAAGTTTTCTCCAAAAAAGTTAGGAGATTTACAAGATATTGAAGTGCAAGGACGATATTTTAGAACATTTGCGCTTCAAGAAGATGGAAAAATAGTTCAAATTGTACGTGATACAACGGCTGAAGAAGAGATGCTAAACACTTTATTTTTAATTCTCGTTATAGGTTGTAGCATAGGAAGCCTATGTGCGATAGGTATCGGCTTTTTCTTAGCTGGCAGGGCACTCGTACCCATTCAAAATTCATGGGAAAAACAGCAGCAATTTGTGTCGGATGCATCGCATGAATTAAGGACACCACTTGCGGTTATTCAATCTAAAACAGATATATTATTTCAGTCACCATCTGCGACAATAGAAGAGAAAGCGATGGACATTTCTACGATTTCAAAGGAATGTAGACGATTGTCGAAGCTCGTTAGTAATTTATTGTTGTTAGCACGTTCAGATTCTAATCAAATTGAGATGGATAAGAAAACATTTGAAATGGATAAATTGTTAGAAGAAATAGTAGATCCATATAAGGAAATTGCTTCCTATCAAGAAAAAGAGATGATATTGAAAGTAGAACATGACATATCATTTATGGGTGATAGAGAGAGAATTCATCAAATGATGGTCATATTATTAGATAATGCGATGAAGTATACAAATAAAGGTGGGCATATTCAAATCGAGTGTACACAAACGAACAGTTCGATTCGTATACGAGTGAAAGATGATGGGATAGGAGTGAAAGATGAGGACATCCCAAAACTATTTGACCGTTTTTATCAAGGAGATAAAGCGAGGAGTGCGTCAGAAGGAGCGGGATTAGGCCTTTCAATCGCGAATTGGATTGTAGAAAAGCATTATGGGAAAATATCAGTAGAGAGCAAATGGGGAGAGAGTACTTGTTTTGACGTGATTTTCCCTAAAAATCAAAGAATATAA
- a CDS encoding methyl-accepting chemotaxis protein — MKQTSEATEQITQAIEQVSSGSEIQTKEVEEGATLLEEVTEGIQRVADSSSLVSTASMYTKKKAEDGGKLVEQTVNQMQLIHESVSQSDKVIVLLDDKSKQIGAILEVIQHIAEQTNLLALNAAIEAARAGEQGRGFAIVADEVRKLAEQSGQSSTEIGKLVKEIQFDIKETVSSMKQVGTEVQSGLVVANETKQSFAEILKSTDDTVLQIDSMVEVAKQMTVDAKQVSASINEIAATIEENAASVQNIAGSSEEQLASVDEINAASVHLSQMAEELQEMIGKFKV; from the coding sequence ATGAAGCAGACAAGTGAAGCGACGGAACAAATTACACAGGCAATAGAGCAAGTGTCGAGTGGATCGGAAATACAAACGAAAGAAGTTGAAGAAGGCGCAACATTATTAGAAGAAGTTACAGAAGGAATTCAGCGTGTTGCAGATAGTTCTTCATTAGTATCCACAGCATCTATGTATACGAAGAAAAAGGCTGAAGATGGTGGAAAGTTAGTTGAACAAACTGTGAATCAAATGCAATTAATCCATGAGTCGGTTTCACAATCAGATAAAGTTATTGTTTTGTTAGATGATAAGTCGAAACAAATTGGAGCAATCCTTGAGGTGATTCAACATATTGCAGAGCAGACAAATTTATTAGCATTAAATGCTGCAATTGAGGCTGCGAGAGCTGGAGAGCAAGGAAGAGGATTTGCAATTGTAGCAGATGAAGTGCGAAAGCTAGCTGAACAATCAGGACAGTCTTCTACGGAAATTGGAAAACTAGTAAAAGAGATACAATTTGACATAAAAGAAACAGTAAGCTCTATGAAGCAAGTTGGGACAGAAGTACAATCAGGACTTGTAGTTGCAAATGAAACGAAGCAAAGCTTTGCTGAAATATTGAAGTCTACAGACGATACAGTTCTACAAATTGATAGTATGGTAGAAGTAGCGAAACAAATGACGGTAGATGCAAAACAAGTTAGTGCATCTATTAATGAAATTGCAGCTACGATTGAAGAAAATGCAGCAAGCGTTCAAAATATTGCTGGTTCTTCAGAAGAACAATTAGCTTCAGTAGATGAAATCAATGCAGCATCAGTTCATTTATCGCAAATGGCAGAAGAATTGCAAGAAATGATTGGGAAATTTAAAGTGTAA
- a CDS encoding CitMHS family transporter produces the protein MLALLGFTMVFVFMFLIMTKRMSALVALILVPITFALIGGFYANMGPMMLEGIQKLAPTGIMLMFAILYFGIMIDSGLFDPVISRILKFVKGDPLKIVVGTAILTIIVSLDGDGTTTYMITVSAMYPLYKRLGMNPLILAGVVMLGAGVTNLTPWGGPTARVMSALGLDASELFTPLIPGMIAGALWVVFVAYYLGKKERKRLGIMDVQYLKQMQTMDEQAATVEAATHKRPNLLWINFLLTATLLVCLILEVMPLPVLFTIAFAIAVMLNYPNLEQQKERIASHAGNVLAVVSLVFAAGIFTGILSGTKMVDAMAKGVVALIPDALGPQLPIITALLSMPFTFFMSNDAFYFGVLPILTKAAATYGISAAEMGRASLLGQPVHLLSPLVASTYLLVGMAKVDFGEHQRFTLLWAVGTTMVMLITGILIGIIPI, from the coding sequence ATGTTAGCTCTACTTGGATTTACGATGGTATTTGTCTTTATGTTTTTAATTATGACGAAACGTATGTCTGCACTAGTAGCATTAATATTAGTTCCAATTACTTTCGCATTAATTGGGGGGTTTTATGCAAATATGGGACCTATGATGTTAGAAGGAATTCAAAAACTAGCACCTACTGGTATTATGCTTATGTTTGCTATTTTATATTTTGGAATTATGATTGATAGCGGTTTATTCGACCCTGTCATTAGTAGAATTTTAAAATTTGTAAAAGGAGATCCTTTAAAAATTGTTGTTGGTACAGCAATTCTTACTATTATCGTTTCATTAGATGGGGATGGAACGACAACTTATATGATTACTGTTTCTGCAATGTACCCACTATATAAACGCCTTGGAATGAATCCACTTATATTAGCTGGGGTTGTTATGTTGGGGGCTGGTGTAACAAATCTTACGCCTTGGGGTGGACCGACAGCTCGGGTTATGAGTGCACTTGGACTAGACGCATCAGAGCTCTTCACACCACTTATACCAGGAATGATTGCTGGTGCACTTTGGGTAGTTTTCGTTGCTTACTATCTTGGAAAAAAAGAAAGAAAACGTTTAGGAATTATGGATGTACAATATTTAAAACAAATGCAAACGATGGATGAGCAAGCTGCAACAGTCGAAGCTGCCACTCACAAACGTCCTAACCTTCTATGGATTAACTTTTTATTAACTGCTACCTTACTTGTCTGTCTCATACTAGAAGTTATGCCGTTACCTGTCTTATTTACAATCGCTTTCGCTATTGCTGTTATGCTTAACTATCCGAACTTAGAACAGCAGAAAGAACGTATTGCTTCTCACGCAGGAAACGTATTAGCGGTTGTTTCTCTCGTATTTGCCGCTGGAATTTTCACTGGGATTTTATCTGGAACAAAAATGGTAGATGCGATGGCTAAAGGTGTAGTAGCCCTTATACCAGATGCACTTGGACCACAATTACCAATTATTACAGCGCTTCTTAGTATGCCGTTCACATTCTTCATGTCCAATGATGCGTTTTACTTCGGTGTACTACCTATTTTAACAAAAGCTGCTGCTACCTATGGAATTAGTGCGGCTGAAATGGGACGTGCTTCCTTACTCGGGCAACCTGTTCACTTATTAAGTCCTCTTGTCGCATCCACTTATTTATTAGTCGGAATGGCTAAAGTTGATTTTGGTGAACATCAACGCTTCACTTTATTGTGGGCAGTTGGAACGACAATGGTAATGTTGATTACTGGAATTTTAATTGGGATTATTCCAATATAA
- a CDS encoding nitrous oxide reductase accessory protein NosL, which produces MRTKYVMLAICLFFVFTIVGCGKKQAEAVAVDEKHDKCDICQIGVMDNQFATEIILENGKALKFDDIGCMYKWMEINPGEKMKEKFVRDYDSKDWVSLEDATYVYDKTITTPMAYNVISFKNKKGAESFVSNYKGKVLSYKELAEHKWEMNKEMMGKPKTGNHDGHH; this is translated from the coding sequence ATGAGAACAAAGTATGTGATGCTTGCTATATGCTTATTCTTTGTATTTACAATAGTAGGATGTGGTAAGAAACAAGCAGAAGCGGTAGCAGTTGATGAGAAACATGATAAGTGTGATATTTGCCAAATTGGGGTAATGGATAATCAATTTGCAACAGAAATCATTTTAGAAAATGGAAAAGCATTAAAGTTTGATGATATCGGTTGTATGTATAAATGGATGGAGATTAATCCAGGCGAAAAGATGAAAGAAAAATTTGTTCGAGATTATGATTCAAAAGATTGGGTTTCGTTAGAAGACGCTACTTACGTATATGATAAAACAATAACGACACCAATGGCTTATAATGTCATTTCATTTAAAAATAAAAAAGGTGCAGAGAGTTTTGTATCTAACTATAAGGGGAAAGTTCTTTCATACAAAGAGCTAGCAGAGCATAAATGGGAAATGAATAAAGAAATGATGGGGAAACCAAAAACAGGGAATCATGATGGGCATCATTAA
- a CDS encoding response regulator transcription factor codes for MRLLVVEDNASLLESIVQILRDEFELDTALNGEDGLFLALQNIYDAILLDVMMPEMDGFEVIQKIRDEKIETPVLFLTARDSLEDRVKGLDFGGDDYIVKPFQAPELKARIRALLRRSGSLTTQQTIRYKGIELFGKDKDVQVDGQGIKLTLKQYELLEYLVQNSGKILMREQIFDRVWGFDSDTTVAIVEVYVHHLRKKLEPFGYQKDIQTVRGIGYILKEQ; via the coding sequence ATGCGCTTGCTTGTAGTAGAAGATAATGCTTCGTTATTAGAGTCTATCGTACAAATTTTGCGTGATGAATTTGAATTAGATACAGCATTGAATGGAGAAGATGGATTATTTTTAGCGTTACAAAATATATATGATGCTATTTTGCTTGATGTGATGATGCCAGAAATGGATGGTTTTGAAGTGATTCAAAAAATACGTGATGAAAAGATTGAAACGCCAGTCCTCTTTTTGACAGCGAGAGATTCTTTAGAAGATCGAGTGAAAGGGTTGGATTTTGGTGGAGATGACTATATCGTTAAGCCGTTTCAGGCCCCTGAATTAAAAGCGAGAATTCGCGCTTTACTACGCAGAAGTGGTAGTTTAACGACACAGCAAACCATTCGCTATAAAGGGATTGAATTGTTCGGAAAAGATAAAGACGTTCAAGTGGATGGACAAGGTATTAAGCTGACGTTGAAACAATATGAGCTACTAGAGTATCTCGTTCAAAATAGCGGGAAGATTTTAATGCGTGAACAAATTTTTGATCGTGTTTGGGGATTTGATTCAGATACGACAGTAGCGATTGTAGAAGTGTATGTGCATCATTTACGTAAAAAACTAGAGCCATTCGGTTATCAGAAAGATATTCAAACCGTTCGAGGTATTGGATATATATTAAAAGAACAATGA
- a CDS encoding sensor histidine kinase, with the protein MKLKKLKLQPRVTLTISTLILVVLLLTSYLFYYILSETVEEQIGKRALHVAKTVAAIPEIKEAFQKENPASIIQPIAEKIRMDTEADFIVVGNKEGIRYAHPKKDKIGEVMVGGDNKGVLLEGKSYVSKATGSLGPSLRGKVPIRNQENEIIGVVSVGFSIDDIHGAVEVYGKRVFWITIIGLLIGIIGSMYLAGSIKRMMFGMEPEEISSLYEEHSTVIQSVREGIIVIDQKGMISLVNQAAYDILSLDEQRNIIGEFILNVIPNSTILDVLQTGEEQFDRQLNINGQAVIANRLPIKVKNKVTGVVSSLRLKSEMDQLTAELSQTKQYTEALRAQTHEYNNLLYTLSGLIQLESYEDALELIHKETAVYQDFVQFIMKRIQNPWLGGILIGFYNRARELKIDFVLDRESSLDKLSPHIESNYVVSILGNLITNAFEAIERNEENDKKVRMFVTDIGEEIVIEVEDSGQGIHDEVITSIFYKGFSTKEGGKRGYGLAKVKELVEDLNGSIAIEKGDLGGALFIIALPKERGEL; encoded by the coding sequence TTGAAATTAAAAAAATTAAAACTACAGCCGAGAGTCACATTAACTATTAGTACACTTATTCTTGTTGTACTTCTGTTAACGAGTTATTTATTCTATTACATATTGTCTGAAACAGTAGAAGAGCAAATTGGGAAACGAGCTTTACATGTTGCGAAAACTGTTGCTGCTATACCTGAGATAAAGGAAGCTTTTCAAAAAGAAAACCCAGCTTCTATCATTCAACCGATTGCAGAAAAAATTCGAATGGATACAGAGGCTGACTTCATTGTAGTTGGAAATAAAGAAGGGATTCGTTATGCACATCCTAAGAAAGATAAAATAGGAGAAGTAATGGTTGGTGGAGATAACAAAGGAGTTCTATTAGAAGGGAAATCTTACGTTTCGAAAGCAACTGGATCATTAGGCCCTTCATTACGCGGCAAAGTTCCAATTCGTAATCAGGAAAATGAAATTATTGGCGTGGTGTCTGTTGGATTTTCAATTGATGATATTCATGGAGCGGTAGAAGTGTATGGAAAGCGTGTATTTTGGATTACAATAATAGGTCTTTTAATTGGGATAATTGGTTCTATGTATTTAGCAGGAAGTATAAAAAGAATGATGTTTGGGATGGAGCCAGAAGAAATTTCATCTTTATATGAAGAGCATAGTACAGTGATTCAATCTGTACGTGAAGGGATTATTGTCATTGATCAAAAGGGCATGATTAGTTTAGTCAATCAAGCAGCTTATGATATTCTTTCGCTAGATGAACAACGCAATATTATTGGAGAATTCATTTTAAATGTAATTCCTAATTCAACGATACTAGATGTACTTCAAACTGGTGAAGAACAGTTTGATCGTCAATTAAATATAAATGGGCAGGCTGTGATTGCGAATCGTCTACCTATTAAAGTAAAGAATAAAGTAACGGGTGTTGTATCGAGCTTACGTTTGAAATCTGAAATGGATCAGTTAACAGCAGAATTATCTCAGACGAAGCAATATACAGAGGCATTACGAGCGCAAACGCATGAATATAACAATTTGTTGTATACGCTTTCAGGTCTTATTCAGCTAGAATCATATGAGGATGCTTTAGAGCTTATTCATAAGGAAACAGCGGTATATCAAGATTTTGTTCAATTTATTATGAAGCGAATTCAAAATCCATGGTTAGGTGGAATTTTAATTGGATTCTATAATAGAGCAAGAGAGCTGAAGATTGATTTTGTGCTAGATCGAGAAAGTAGTTTAGACAAATTAAGCCCGCACATTGAGAGTAATTATGTCGTTTCCATTTTAGGAAATTTAATTACGAATGCATTTGAAGCGATTGAAAGAAATGAAGAGAATGATAAGAAGGTAAGGATGTTTGTAACTGATATCGGAGAAGAAATCGTAATTGAAGTGGAGGATTCGGGCCAAGGGATTCATGATGAAGTCATTACTAGCATATTCTACAAAGGCTTCTCGACGAAAGAAGGCGGGAAGAGAGGATATGGATTAGCAAAAGTGAAAGAGTTAGTAGAAGATTTAAATGGAAGTATCGCAATCGAAAAAGGGGATTTAGGTGGTGCATTATTTATTATTGCATTACCAAAAGAGAGAGGCGAATTGTAA
- a CDS encoding metallophosphoesterase family protein, with amino-acid sequence MKRILVISDIHGEIEKFEQLLEEAQYDTKQDQLILLGDYVDRGPNARAVIEKVKELKEEGALVLKGNHEDMMIKALTTDEERSWNHWVKRNGGDKTLYSYGFVEEDIAVNEEDFQKPILQSHALKEHVKFIQELDHYIETEEYIFVHAGVEPLKRVSESEPYTLMWIRNEFHNGYSGEKVVVFGHTETKTLHGNDNCNVYFGNNGIIGIDGGAVYGGQLNCLELPSKKVYVVKS; translated from the coding sequence ATGAAAAGAATTCTTGTTATTAGTGATATTCATGGAGAAATAGAAAAGTTCGAACAGTTATTGGAAGAAGCTCAATATGATACAAAACAGGATCAATTAATTTTACTGGGAGATTATGTGGATCGTGGTCCCAATGCGCGTGCAGTAATTGAAAAGGTAAAAGAGTTAAAAGAAGAAGGAGCCCTCGTTCTAAAGGGCAATCATGAAGATATGATGATTAAAGCGTTAACGACTGATGAGGAACGCTCATGGAACCATTGGGTAAAAAGGAATGGTGGAGATAAGACTTTATACAGCTATGGATTTGTAGAAGAAGATATTGCAGTTAATGAGGAGGACTTCCAAAAACCGATTTTACAATCGCATGCTTTAAAAGAACATGTAAAGTTTATTCAAGAATTAGATCATTACATTGAAACAGAAGAGTATATATTTGTACATGCTGGTGTTGAGCCATTGAAACGAGTTTCTGAATCTGAACCATATACGTTAATGTGGATCCGTAATGAGTTTCATAATGGATATAGTGGCGAAAAGGTTGTTGTATTTGGTCATACGGAAACAAAAACGCTTCATGGAAATGATAATTGTAATGTGTATTTTGGGAATAACGGTATTATAGGAATTGATGGTGGTGCTGTATATGGTGGCCAGCTAAATTGTTTAGAATTGCCGAGTAAAAAGGTGTACGTAGTAAAAAGTTGA
- a CDS encoding flotillin family protein: MTIPLIIGGVLLAILILLILVFITKYRTVGPDEALIVTGNWLGGGKNVVTTDDGKKIKIIRGGGTFVVPIMQRAEPLSLLNYKLEVGTRDTYTKQGVPITVNGVSIIKVGSTIEEVSTAAEQYLGKETEELKIEAKEVLEGHLRAILSSMTVEDAYSNREQFAQKVHEVASTDLKKMGLRIVSFTIKEIMDKNGYLDALGQPQIATVKRDATIANAEREKEARIEKARAEKEAKEAEYQRDAQIAEAEKHKELKVQSYKREQEQARADADLSYELQQAKAQQGVTEEQMRVKIIEREKQIELEEKEIARREKQYDAEVKKKADADRYAVEQSAEAEKVKQIKKADADQYKIEAEARARAEEVRVEGLAKAEIEKAQGQAKAEVQKAQGTAEADVIRLKGLAEAEAKQKIAEAFELYGQAAIMDMVLKMLPSYAKEIASPLSNIDKITVVDTGGGGKNSGAGKVAGYATDLMATMQETLKASSGIDLKELLEGFAGKGAVQQLSNDKPVVSVVEDEKKEVEKGKE; the protein is encoded by the coding sequence ATGACGATTCCATTAATTATTGGTGGAGTTTTACTCGCAATTTTAATTCTACTCATTTTAGTATTCATTACGAAGTATCGAACAGTTGGACCAGATGAAGCGTTAATTGTTACAGGTAATTGGCTTGGTGGCGGGAAAAATGTTGTTACCACGGATGATGGAAAGAAGATTAAGATTATTCGCGGTGGCGGTACTTTCGTAGTTCCGATTATGCAAAGAGCAGAGCCTTTAAGCCTATTAAACTACAAGTTAGAAGTCGGAACACGTGATACGTATACAAAACAAGGTGTACCAATTACAGTAAACGGTGTTTCTATTATTAAAGTAGGATCAACAATTGAAGAAGTTTCCACAGCAGCTGAACAATATCTAGGAAAAGAAACGGAAGAGTTAAAAATAGAAGCAAAAGAAGTTTTAGAAGGGCATCTTCGTGCTATCTTATCTTCTATGACAGTAGAAGATGCGTATAGTAATAGAGAGCAATTTGCTCAAAAGGTGCATGAAGTAGCTTCTACAGATTTAAAGAAGATGGGTCTTCGCATCGTTTCCTTTACAATTAAAGAAATCATGGATAAGAACGGTTACTTAGATGCACTTGGTCAGCCGCAAATTGCGACAGTTAAGCGTGATGCAACAATTGCGAATGCAGAGCGTGAAAAGGAAGCACGTATTGAAAAAGCTCGCGCTGAGAAAGAAGCGAAAGAAGCTGAATACCAACGTGATGCACAGATTGCTGAAGCTGAAAAACATAAAGAACTAAAAGTACAATCTTATAAGAGAGAACAAGAACAAGCTCGCGCAGACGCGGATCTTTCTTATGAATTACAACAAGCGAAAGCGCAACAAGGTGTAACAGAAGAGCAAATGCGCGTTAAAATCATTGAGCGTGAAAAGCAAATTGAGTTAGAAGAAAAAGAGATTGCGCGTCGTGAAAAGCAATACGATGCAGAAGTAAAGAAAAAGGCAGATGCAGATCGTTATGCTGTTGAGCAATCAGCTGAAGCTGAAAAAGTAAAACAAATTAAAAAGGCAGATGCGGATCAATATAAGATTGAAGCAGAAGCGAGAGCACGTGCAGAAGAAGTACGTGTAGAAGGTTTAGCGAAGGCGGAAATTGAGAAAGCGCAAGGTCAAGCGAAAGCGGAAGTACAAAAAGCACAAGGTACAGCAGAAGCCGATGTTATCAGATTAAAAGGTTTAGCGGAAGCAGAAGCGAAACAAAAAATTGCAGAGGCATTTGAATTATATGGCCAAGCGGCAATTATGGATATGGTACTTAAAATGCTTCCAAGTTATGCGAAAGAAATTGCAAGCCCACTTAGCAACATTGATAAAATTACAGTTGTTGATACAGGCGGCGGTGGTAAAAATAGCGGCGCTGGAAAAGTTGCGGGTTATGCGACTGATTTAATGGCGACGATGCAAGAAACATTAAAAGCTTCTTCTGGCATTGACCTAAAAGAGTTATTAGAAGGATTTGCAGGAAAGGGAGCGGTACAACAATTATCAAATGATAAACCTGTTGTATCTGTAGTAGAAGATGAGAAAAAAGAAGTAGAAAAAGGTAAAGAATAG
- a CDS encoding response regulator gives MGEEIEVLIVEDDIRIADIHRRFTEKIEGFKVIGTATNGEQAKEWLDLVKPQLVLLDVYLPDMQGTELVTYIRNNLHDTDIIMITAASETDVVRHALRGGVTDYIVKPLMFDRFKASLESYQKKIVQLKKNNQLSIEQIEHLWSQRGVKGNEIEYAPKGIDPLTLAKIKKHMLTVNEEGITAEMLSTMVGVSRSTARRYLEYLISGKKVHAELTYGSVGRPERRYFLVSS, from the coding sequence ATGGGTGAGGAGATTGAAGTATTGATTGTAGAAGATGATATTCGAATTGCAGACATTCATCGTCGTTTTACTGAAAAGATTGAGGGATTTAAAGTAATTGGAACAGCAACGAATGGAGAACAAGCGAAAGAATGGCTAGATCTTGTGAAGCCACAGCTCGTTTTATTAGACGTATACTTACCTGATATGCAAGGAACGGAACTTGTCACATATATTAGGAATAATTTACATGATACAGATATTATTATGATTACAGCTGCATCGGAAACAGATGTAGTGAGGCATGCTTTACGAGGTGGAGTAACAGATTATATCGTAAAACCGCTTATGTTTGATCGATTTAAGGCAAGTTTGGAAAGTTATCAAAAAAAGATTGTGCAGTTAAAGAAAAATAATCAATTATCTATAGAACAAATAGAACATCTATGGTCCCAAAGAGGTGTAAAGGGAAATGAAATAGAATATGCGCCGAAAGGGATAGATCCTTTAACTTTAGCAAAAATAAAAAAGCATATGTTAACAGTGAATGAAGAAGGAATTACAGCAGAAATGTTAAGTACAATGGTAGGAGTAAGCCGGTCAACAGCGAGGCGTTATTTAGAATATTTAATATCAGGAAAGAAAGTTCATGCGGAGCTTACATATGGAAGTGTCGGGAGACCAGAAAGAAGGTATTTTCTCGTTTCTTCATAA
- a CDS encoding NfeD family protein — translation MVLFGYPLETIYLYGFIIATILTVIYIFFGDIFESIFSFGGGSVSVVTLLLSFFAMLCGLSYIGEYLFSFNSILIFGAAFAISFIGVFIMKILILKPIAEAEQNTVQRMDEFVGCKGEVITTIPTEGFGEVLISSQFGSNAIPAKTVGKKDISQGTEVIIEGVQDGVLLVQNIAYSLKKPKL, via the coding sequence ATGGTTTTGTTTGGTTATCCACTTGAGACAATTTATTTATATGGATTTATTATTGCTACTATACTTACTGTGATTTATATCTTTTTTGGAGATATATTTGAATCCATATTTAGTTTTGGAGGCGGATCGGTATCCGTTGTTACTTTATTACTTAGTTTTTTCGCCATGTTATGTGGACTTAGTTATATAGGAGAATATTTATTTTCCTTTAATAGTATTCTTATTTTCGGGGCTGCATTTGCTATATCTTTTATTGGTGTATTCATAATGAAAATACTAATTTTAAAGCCGATTGCAGAAGCAGAACAAAATACTGTGCAACGTATGGATGAATTCGTTGGTTGTAAGGGAGAAGTCATTACGACAATTCCGACAGAAGGATTTGGTGAAGTATTAATCTCTTCCCAATTTGGAAGTAATGCAATTCCAGCTAAAACAGTTGGAAAAAAAGATATTTCACAAGGAACTGAGGTTATTATCGAGGGAGTCCAAGATGGTGTTTTGCTTGTACAAAACATCGCTTATTCTTTAAAAAAACCAAAATTATAA
- a CDS encoding ankyrin repeat domain-containing protein codes for MYSRRVIVCDGGMVKKTLSFIGAVVVRKQKILLCMLLGLLMTVVACDKQEEPESKPVHVKNEKKKEKHKEQEESKEEKSINLMDKQLLLSATLGDTETAMKLIQDGANINVEGDNGETPVLAATYQNHVETVKALIGAGANIEIKDEKQSNPFLYASREGYTDIVKVLINAGVNTKETTKSGGTALISASERGHVEVVKELLEHTDIDVNYKNARGGTALVEAIVLGNGSENHKKVIQMLIDHGADVNMANKENITPLQYAEKRGFKDIANMLRVAGANELVQPQLQPVE; via the coding sequence ATGTACTCAAGAAGAGTTATTGTATGTGATGGAGGAATGGTTAAGAAAACATTATCTTTCATAGGAGCTGTAGTTGTGAGAAAACAAAAAATTTTATTATGTATGTTATTAGGACTTTTAATGACGGTAGTGGCTTGTGATAAGCAAGAAGAACCAGAATCGAAACCGGTTCATGTGAAAAACGAAAAGAAAAAAGAAAAGCATAAAGAACAGGAAGAATCTAAAGAAGAAAAAAGTATAAATTTAATGGACAAACAGTTGTTACTTTCAGCAACTCTTGGAGACACAGAGACAGCTATGAAGTTGATTCAAGATGGAGCGAATATAAACGTAGAAGGTGACAACGGAGAAACGCCTGTCCTTGCAGCAACGTATCAAAATCATGTAGAAACAGTTAAAGCATTAATTGGTGCAGGTGCTAATATTGAAATTAAAGATGAGAAACAAAGTAATCCATTTCTTTATGCAAGTAGAGAAGGATATACGGATATTGTAAAAGTATTAATTAATGCAGGAGTTAATACGAAAGAAACGACTAAGTCAGGTGGAACAGCACTCATTTCAGCATCTGAACGTGGCCATGTAGAGGTCGTAAAAGAATTATTAGAGCATACAGATATTGATGTGAATTATAAAAATGCTCGTGGTGGAACAGCTTTAGTAGAAGCAATTGTATTAGGAAATGGTAGTGAAAATCATAAGAAAGTAATTCAAATGCTTATTGACCACGGGGCAGATGTAAATATGGCCAATAAGGAAAATATTACGCCGTTACAATATGCTGAAAAAAGAGGCTTTAAAGATATTGCAAATATGTTGAGGGTAGCTGGAGCGAATGAATTAGTACAGCCACAACTACAACCGGTGGAATAA